A single window of Nocardioides kongjuensis DNA harbors:
- a CDS encoding aldo/keto reductase, whose translation MTIPSVTLNNGVAMPQVGFGVFQVPNDDTEAAVSAALEAGYRSIDTAAIYGNEEGVGRAIAASGIARDELFVTTKLWNSDHRTAVAAYDASLERLGLDRLDLYLVHWPAPGNDRYLDAWTGLEELYAGGRVRAIGVSNFLPEHLHRVAALGGTVPAVNQVELHPALQQRDIVAADDALGVVTEAWSPLAQGAMLVEPTVTAIAERLGRTPAQVILRWHLQQGRVVIPKSVTPSRIVDNLDLVGFELTSADLAAIDRLERDGRVGPHPAEFNG comes from the coding sequence ATGACCATCCCCTCCGTCACCCTCAACAACGGCGTCGCCATGCCCCAGGTCGGCTTCGGTGTCTTCCAGGTGCCGAACGACGACACCGAGGCCGCGGTGAGCGCTGCCCTCGAGGCCGGCTACCGCAGCATCGACACCGCCGCGATCTACGGCAACGAGGAGGGCGTCGGCCGCGCCATCGCCGCCTCCGGCATCGCCCGCGACGAGCTGTTCGTGACCACGAAGCTGTGGAACAGCGACCACCGCACCGCGGTCGCGGCGTACGACGCCAGCCTGGAGCGCCTCGGCCTCGACCGGCTCGACCTCTACCTGGTGCACTGGCCGGCTCCCGGCAACGACCGCTACCTCGACGCCTGGACCGGCCTCGAGGAGCTGTACGCCGGCGGCCGGGTCCGCGCGATCGGTGTCTCCAACTTCCTGCCCGAGCACCTGCACCGCGTCGCCGCCCTCGGCGGCACCGTCCCGGCGGTCAACCAGGTCGAGCTCCACCCCGCCCTGCAGCAGCGCGACATCGTCGCCGCCGACGACGCGCTCGGCGTCGTCACCGAGGCCTGGAGCCCGCTCGCCCAGGGCGCGATGCTCGTCGAGCCCACCGTCACCGCGATCGCCGAGAGGCTCGGCCGCACGCCCGCCCAGGTCATCCTGCGCTGGCACCTGCAGCAGGGCCGGGTCGTCATCCCCAAGTCGGTCACCCCGTCGCGGATCGTGGACAACCTCGACCTGGTGGGCTTCGAGCTCACCTCTGCCGACCTCGCCGCCATCGACAGGCTCGAGCGCGACGGCCGGGTCGGTCCGCACCCGGCCGAGTTCAACGGCTGA
- a CDS encoding calcium-binding protein: MRRRLLPVLALALALPASIGLASSAEAAKPRCNGVKATIVGTNKSERIKGTKGRDVIVARGGNDRVNGGGGNDVICGDGGKDTIDGGPGQDYVHGGAGNDLIALGPGNGGIGYGDAGDDTMATGATGQALFGGEGNDLLKTSWPVTLVNGEGGNDTLIGGADPDQLNGGDGDDHVSGGGGDDVDLNGGFGIDTCDGGPGRDNCNGGAPGGPGNSPTDPDICTSEVKQSCQGEEFPQRWLAKVSAVERTDTETRTWSLQMVLLRAGDPTTSSFWREESVSGTFSVQGHNDDCTWSHQGTLDRDFTGDLGLVPAQSLYWLDVVAGGVGTYTISCTGGGGYTEEQGFQAWAASEGGPDTLPWDRSRREITGSWHEDGSYKDVDAEWVITPLD, translated from the coding sequence ATGAGAAGAAGACTCCTCCCGGTCCTCGCGCTGGCGCTCGCGCTGCCGGCCAGCATCGGCCTCGCGTCCAGCGCCGAGGCTGCCAAGCCGCGCTGCAACGGCGTCAAGGCGACCATCGTCGGCACCAACAAGTCCGAGAGGATCAAGGGCACCAAGGGGCGCGACGTGATCGTGGCGCGCGGCGGCAACGACCGGGTCAACGGCGGTGGCGGCAACGACGTCATCTGCGGCGACGGCGGCAAGGACACCATCGACGGCGGGCCCGGCCAGGACTACGTGCACGGCGGGGCAGGCAACGACCTGATCGCGCTCGGGCCGGGCAACGGCGGGATCGGGTACGGCGACGCGGGCGACGACACGATGGCGACGGGTGCCACCGGGCAGGCCCTGTTCGGCGGCGAGGGCAACGACCTGCTCAAGACGTCGTGGCCGGTGACCCTCGTCAACGGCGAGGGCGGCAACGACACCCTCATCGGCGGCGCCGACCCCGACCAGCTCAACGGTGGCGACGGCGACGACCACGTCTCCGGAGGCGGCGGCGACGACGTCGACCTCAACGGCGGCTTCGGCATCGACACCTGCGACGGCGGCCCGGGCCGCGACAACTGCAACGGCGGCGCTCCCGGTGGACCGGGGAACTCCCCGACGGATCCGGACATCTGCACCTCCGAGGTGAAGCAGTCCTGCCAGGGCGAGGAGTTCCCGCAGCGCTGGCTGGCCAAGGTGAGCGCGGTCGAGAGGACCGACACCGAGACCAGGACCTGGTCGCTGCAGATGGTGCTGCTCCGTGCAGGCGACCCGACGACCAGCTCGTTCTGGCGCGAGGAGTCGGTCAGTGGGACCTTCTCGGTCCAGGGCCACAACGACGACTGCACCTGGTCGCACCAGGGCACGCTCGACCGTGACTTCACCGGCGACCTCGGCCTGGTGCCCGCCCAGAGCCTGTACTGGCTCGACGTCGTGGCGGGCGGGGTCGGCACCTACACGATCAGCTGCACGGGCGGCGGTGGGTACACCGAGGAGCAGGGCTTCCAGGCCTGGGCGGCCTCCGAGGGCGGACCGGACACGCTGCCCTGGGACCGCTCCCGGCGCGAGATCACCGGGAGCTGGCACGAGGACGGCTCCTACAAGGACGTCGATGCCGAGTGGGTGATCACCCCACTGGACTGA
- the nirD gene encoding nitrite reductase small subunit NirD → MTTTEARRAASARECVETYGTAICPLDRIARESGVAALVDGEAVAVFRTYDDRVFAISNFDPFGRASVLSRGIVGSRGDDEVPFVASPLLKQRFDLRTGACLDDPAVVVATWDVRVVDGTVVVGARHETIES, encoded by the coding sequence ATGACGACCACCGAAGCTCGTCGAGCAGCGAGCGCCCGCGAGTGCGTCGAGACGTACGGCACCGCGATCTGTCCCCTCGACCGGATCGCCCGCGAGTCCGGTGTCGCCGCGCTGGTCGACGGCGAGGCGGTCGCCGTCTTCCGGACCTACGACGACCGGGTCTTCGCGATCTCGAACTTCGACCCGTTCGGTCGGGCCTCCGTGCTCTCGCGCGGCATCGTCGGGAGCCGCGGCGACGACGAGGTCCCGTTCGTCGCGAGCCCGCTGCTGAAGCAGCGGTTCGACCTGCGGACCGGGGCCTGCCTCGACGACCCGGCTGTCGTCGTGGCGACCTGGGACGTCCGTGTGGTCGACGGCACGGTGGTCGTCGGCGCTCGGCACGAGACAATCGAGTCGTGA
- a CDS encoding MarR family winged helix-turn-helix transcriptional regulator — MGIADDAVEIRTQGWRTLAALHGLIETALEKALQRDHDLSVVEFTVLDALSRQDGWHMRMQQLARAAALSASATTRLVTRLENRGLLTRILCADDRRGIYTELTPAGRALLEKARPLHDEVLRTTLDEAGEVPELASLVRFVGTVSPVG, encoded by the coding sequence ATGGGCATCGCCGACGACGCGGTCGAGATCCGCACCCAGGGCTGGCGCACGCTCGCCGCGCTGCACGGGCTGATCGAGACCGCACTGGAGAAGGCGCTGCAGCGCGACCACGACCTGTCGGTCGTCGAGTTCACCGTGCTCGACGCGCTGAGCCGCCAGGACGGCTGGCACATGCGGATGCAGCAGCTGGCCCGCGCGGCCGCGCTCTCCGCGTCGGCCACGACCCGCCTGGTCACGCGGCTGGAGAACCGCGGCCTGCTCACGCGGATCCTCTGCGCCGACGACCGACGCGGGATCTACACCGAGCTCACCCCGGCCGGCCGGGCGCTGCTCGAGAAGGCGCGCCCGCTGCACGACGAGGTCCTGCGCACGACGCTGGACGAGGCCGGCGAGGTCCCCGAGCTCGCCAGCCTCGTCCGCTTCGTGGGGACGGTCAGTCCAGTGGGGTGA
- the nirB gene encoding nitrite reductase large subunit NirB yields the protein MNQRKHLVVVGNGMVGHRFVQAAIERGLTETHDITVLGEEPRPAYDRVALTSFFERGAQALSFLPDGAYDDPRVELRLDAEVVAISPRQRVITLADGKDLHYDELVLATGAFPFVPPVPGKDLKNVFVYRTIEDLEAIRAASRKAKVGAVIGGGLLGLEAANALHQLGLETHVVELAPRLMAVQIDDAAGSTLNRHIETLGLTVHTGAMTEAVLGKDKVTGLALKDRNPLDVDLVVFSAGIRPRDALARAADLDIAERGGILVDEHCRTSDEHIWAIGECAAPGGRMYGLVAPGYTMAEVVVDALLGGEAGSFTGADMSTKLKLLGVDVASFGDAFATDEDALEVVYADAVAGIYKKLVVKELASGGYELLGGILVGDASSYGVLRPLVGSGIELPDNPEELILPAARGGGVELGLPDDAQVCSCNNVTKADIVAAVSDGGGCDSPACVTACTRAGSTCGSCRGVVKKIVEDHFASVGKVVDKSLCEHFAMTRQELFEVVAVHGYNRFDDIVEGHGKGRGCDICKPAVASILASLLNHHVLDGANATLQDTNDAYLANLQKNGTYSVVPRIPGGEITPDKLIVIGEVARDYGLYTKITGGQRIDLFGARMEDLPAIWQRLVDAGMESGHAYGKSLRTVKSCVGSTWCRYGVQDSVGMAIELELRYRGLRSPHKLKGGVSGCARECAEARGKDFGVIATEKGWNLYVGGNGGAVPAHAQLLAGDLSREELIRYLDRFLMYYIRTADRLQRTSTWLDEIGGLERVREVVVDDSLGLGSELESSMERHVDSYFDEWKATIEDPEKLARFVSFVNAPGTPDPNITFREERGQIRADLPDGPVSLGASIPVGAP from the coding sequence ATGAACCAGCGCAAGCACCTGGTGGTCGTCGGCAACGGCATGGTCGGCCACCGCTTCGTGCAGGCAGCGATCGAGCGCGGTCTCACCGAGACCCACGACATCACCGTCCTCGGCGAGGAGCCGCGCCCGGCCTACGACCGCGTCGCCCTCACGTCGTTCTTCGAGCGTGGCGCGCAGGCGCTGTCCTTCCTCCCCGACGGTGCGTACGACGACCCGCGGGTCGAGCTGCGCCTGGACGCCGAGGTCGTGGCGATCTCCCCGCGCCAGCGGGTGATCACGCTCGCCGACGGCAAGGACCTGCACTACGACGAGCTGGTGCTCGCGACCGGTGCCTTCCCGTTCGTGCCGCCGGTCCCGGGCAAGGACCTCAAGAACGTCTTCGTCTACCGCACCATCGAGGACCTGGAGGCGATCCGCGCGGCGTCGAGGAAGGCGAAGGTCGGTGCGGTGATCGGCGGCGGCCTGCTCGGCCTGGAGGCCGCCAACGCCCTGCACCAGCTCGGGTTGGAGACCCACGTCGTCGAGCTCGCGCCGCGGCTGATGGCGGTGCAGATCGACGACGCCGCAGGATCCACCCTCAACCGGCACATCGAGACCCTCGGCCTCACGGTGCACACCGGTGCGATGACCGAGGCGGTGCTCGGCAAGGACAAGGTCACCGGCCTCGCGCTCAAGGATCGCAACCCGCTCGACGTCGACCTCGTCGTCTTCTCCGCCGGCATCCGTCCCCGTGATGCCCTGGCGCGGGCCGCCGACCTCGACATCGCCGAGCGGGGCGGCATCCTGGTCGACGAGCACTGCCGCACCAGTGACGAGCACATCTGGGCGATCGGCGAGTGCGCCGCCCCGGGCGGGCGGATGTACGGCCTGGTCGCGCCCGGCTACACGATGGCCGAGGTCGTCGTCGACGCGCTGCTCGGCGGCGAGGCCGGCTCGTTCACCGGTGCCGACATGTCGACGAAGCTCAAGCTGCTCGGCGTCGACGTCGCCTCCTTCGGCGACGCCTTCGCCACCGACGAGGACGCCCTCGAGGTGGTGTACGCCGACGCCGTGGCCGGCATCTACAAGAAGCTCGTCGTCAAGGAGCTCGCGAGCGGTGGCTACGAGCTGCTCGGCGGCATCCTGGTCGGCGACGCGTCGTCGTACGGCGTGCTCCGGCCGCTGGTCGGCTCGGGCATCGAGCTGCCCGACAACCCCGAGGAGCTGATCCTCCCCGCGGCCCGCGGCGGTGGCGTCGAGCTCGGCCTGCCCGACGACGCGCAGGTCTGCTCCTGCAACAACGTCACCAAGGCGGACATCGTCGCCGCCGTCTCCGACGGCGGTGGCTGCGACAGTCCGGCCTGCGTGACCGCCTGCACCAGGGCCGGATCCACCTGTGGCTCGTGCCGAGGCGTCGTGAAGAAGATCGTCGAGGACCACTTCGCGTCCGTCGGCAAGGTCGTCGACAAGTCGCTGTGCGAGCACTTCGCGATGACCCGCCAGGAGCTGTTCGAGGTCGTCGCCGTCCACGGCTACAACCGGTTCGACGACATCGTCGAGGGCCACGGCAAGGGGCGCGGCTGTGACATCTGCAAGCCCGCTGTCGCCTCGATCCTCGCCAGCCTGCTCAACCACCACGTCCTCGACGGCGCCAACGCGACGCTGCAGGACACCAACGACGCCTACCTCGCCAACCTGCAGAAGAACGGCACGTACTCGGTCGTCCCGCGCATCCCGGGCGGCGAGATCACGCCCGACAAGCTGATCGTGATCGGCGAGGTGGCTCGCGACTACGGTCTCTACACGAAGATCACCGGCGGCCAGCGGATCGACCTGTTCGGTGCCCGGATGGAGGACCTGCCGGCGATCTGGCAGCGCCTGGTCGACGCCGGCATGGAGTCCGGCCACGCCTACGGGAAGTCGCTGCGGACGGTGAAGTCCTGCGTCGGGTCGACCTGGTGCCGGTACGGCGTGCAGGACTCGGTCGGCATGGCGATCGAGCTCGAGCTGCGCTACCGCGGGCTCCGCTCGCCCCACAAGCTCAAGGGTGGCGTCTCCGGCTGCGCCCGCGAGTGCGCGGAGGCCCGGGGCAAGGACTTCGGGGTGATCGCGACCGAGAAGGGCTGGAACCTGTACGTCGGCGGCAACGGCGGTGCCGTGCCCGCGCACGCCCAGCTGCTGGCCGGCGACCTCAGCCGTGAGGAGCTGATCCGTTACCTCGACCGCTTCCTCATGTACTACATCCGCACCGCCGACCGACTCCAGCGGACCTCCACCTGGCTCGACGAGATCGGCGGCCTGGAGAGGGTCCGTGAGGTCGTCGTCGACGACTCGCTGGGCCTCGGCAGCGAGCTGGAGAGCAGCATGGAGCGCCACGTCGACTCCTACTTCGACGAGTGGAAGGCCACCATCGAGGACCCCGAGAAGCTCGCCCGCTTCGTGTCCTTCGTCAACGCCCCCGGCACCCCCGACCCCAACATCACCTTCCGTGAGGAGCGCGGCCAGATCCGCGCCGACCTCCCGGACGGCCCGGTGTCGCTGGGCGCCTCGATCCCGGTAGGAGCCCCGTGA
- a CDS encoding uroporphyrinogen-III synthase, translating into MSDQPLSGFRIGVTAARRAEEQIALLERRGASVVHAPALSVDPNRIDEPALLAATKHVLDQPVDIFVATTGIGLKSWFGAAERWGLLDELTEHLGGAEILARGPKSVGALRRFGLRELWSPESEEFDDVLAHLRGRDLTGLRIVVQEHGQSLSMAAHALRRLGAEVTTVAVYRVEGADDPEPMFGLIEDIAGRRVDAVTFTAAPAIAAMMQAAGTTGHRDEVVSAFQADVIAACVGPVTAAAFEMWGVPSIYPERSRLAAMVKQLEVELPSRAGGTSLDVAGHTLLLHGDAVLLDGAEVKLSPAPYAVLQALLVNPGTVVSRRDLLTALPSGTAGSEHAVEMAVARLRAALGTRCIQTVVKRGYRLAVAP; encoded by the coding sequence GTGAGCGACCAGCCCCTGTCCGGCTTCAGGATCGGCGTGACCGCGGCGCGCCGTGCGGAGGAGCAGATCGCGCTGCTGGAGCGGCGTGGCGCCAGCGTGGTGCACGCGCCGGCGCTCTCCGTCGACCCCAACCGGATCGACGAGCCCGCCCTGCTCGCTGCCACCAAGCACGTGCTGGACCAACCCGTCGACATCTTCGTCGCCACGACCGGCATCGGCCTGAAGTCCTGGTTCGGCGCGGCGGAGCGCTGGGGCCTGCTCGACGAGCTGACCGAGCACCTGGGCGGTGCGGAGATCCTGGCCCGCGGCCCGAAGAGCGTCGGCGCGCTGCGCCGGTTCGGGCTGCGCGAGCTGTGGTCCCCGGAGTCGGAGGAGTTCGACGACGTGCTCGCGCACCTGCGTGGCCGCGACCTCACCGGCCTGCGGATCGTCGTCCAGGAGCACGGCCAGTCGCTGTCGATGGCCGCCCACGCGCTGCGTCGCCTCGGCGCCGAGGTCACCACCGTGGCCGTCTACCGGGTCGAGGGCGCCGACGACCCCGAGCCGATGTTCGGCCTGATCGAGGACATCGCCGGGCGTCGTGTCGACGCGGTCACCTTCACCGCCGCGCCCGCGATCGCCGCCATGATGCAAGCGGCTGGCACCACCGGCCATCGCGACGAGGTCGTCAGCGCCTTCCAGGCCGACGTGATCGCCGCCTGCGTCGGACCGGTCACCGCGGCCGCGTTCGAGATGTGGGGCGTGCCCTCGATCTACCCGGAGCGCTCGCGGCTGGCCGCGATGGTCAAGCAGCTCGAGGTCGAGCTGCCGTCCCGCGCGGGCGGTACCAGCCTCGACGTCGCCGGCCACACCCTGCTCCTGCACGGGGACGCCGTGCTCCTCGACGGCGCCGAGGTGAAGCTCTCGCCCGCGCCGTACGCCGTCCTGCAGGCCCTGCTCGTCAACCCCGGCACGGTCGTCTCGCGCCGCGACCTGCTGACCGCCCTGCCGTCCGGCACCGCCGGCTCCGAGCACGCCGTCGAGATGGCCGTGGCCCGGCTGCGTGCCGCCCTCGGCACCCGCTGCATCCAGACGGTCGTGAAACGTGGCTACCGCCTGGCGGTCGCCCCGTGA
- a CDS encoding DUF7489 domain-containing protein — translation MAETWEGVVVKKSRGLYDGANLYRRLKVRTADGSIVKARVDRDVWDAVALGDPVRRSEDGTVTRV, via the coding sequence ATGGCTGAGACCTGGGAAGGCGTGGTGGTCAAGAAGTCGCGCGGCCTCTACGACGGCGCCAACCTGTACCGCCGCCTGAAGGTCCGCACCGCCGACGGATCGATCGTGAAGGCACGCGTCGACCGCGACGTGTGGGACGCCGTGGCGCTCGGCGACCCGGTTCGCCGGTCCGAGGACGGGACCGTCACCCGGGTGTGA
- a CDS encoding FAD-dependent oxidoreductase — translation MTSRPHAEPPRPRLVVVGSGMAATRLVEQLVARSAPARMDITVLGDEDTAPYNRILLSAVLEGTHRPEALTLRDEQWYADNGVDLRLGARVLGIDRERQDVMLVDGTLVEYDVLVLATGSIPSLPPIRGLVRMDGSLHEAVHAFRSLADCRRLLAALPHGRRAVVVGGGLLGLQVARALGVRGIGTEVVEGADHLLHQQLSAPAARILARDLKKLGVAVYTGARAVRLVEGPTGPALRLDNGFTLDTDLVVLTAGGRPSTALARGAGLEVRRGIVVDDRLSSVTDPSVHALGDCAEHDGRTTGFVPPAWEQAEILAGVLCDDAVKYDGARIVARLRATDLDVAVLGDAAAELAAGGEVVEVANPVSGSHRRLVVRDGRIVAATLVGDLSRVGLITQHFDRQTVLGPNEPGELLLPQRAAGSGTRGVVLPDDAEVCACAGVTAGRIRACSSLEQVRDTTRATTGCGGCASTVRQLLSSRPALVTKGS, via the coding sequence ATGACCAGCCGACCACACGCCGAGCCACCGCGACCGCGGCTCGTCGTCGTCGGTTCCGGCATGGCCGCGACCCGGCTGGTCGAGCAGCTCGTCGCCCGCAGCGCGCCCGCGCGGATGGACATCACGGTCCTCGGGGACGAGGACACCGCGCCGTACAACCGGATCCTGCTCTCCGCCGTCCTCGAGGGGACGCACCGCCCGGAGGCACTGACCCTGCGCGACGAGCAGTGGTACGCCGACAACGGCGTCGACCTGCGCCTCGGCGCCCGCGTCCTGGGCATCGACCGGGAGCGCCAGGACGTGATGCTCGTCGACGGCACCCTGGTGGAGTACGACGTCCTGGTGCTCGCCACGGGCAGCATCCCGTCGCTCCCGCCGATCCGCGGACTGGTGCGGATGGACGGCTCCCTGCACGAGGCCGTGCACGCCTTCCGCTCGCTCGCCGACTGCCGGCGCCTGCTCGCCGCGCTGCCCCACGGCCGCCGCGCGGTCGTCGTCGGCGGCGGCCTGCTCGGCCTCCAGGTCGCCCGTGCCCTCGGCGTGCGCGGCATCGGGACCGAGGTCGTCGAGGGTGCCGACCACCTGCTCCACCAGCAGCTGAGCGCCCCTGCCGCAAGGATCCTCGCCCGCGACCTGAAGAAGCTCGGCGTCGCCGTCTACACCGGTGCCCGCGCCGTCCGCCTCGTCGAGGGGCCCACCGGTCCGGCGCTGCGCCTCGACAACGGCTTCACCCTCGACACCGACCTGGTCGTGCTCACCGCCGGCGGCCGCCCCTCGACGGCGCTGGCCCGCGGCGCGGGGCTCGAGGTCCGCCGCGGCATCGTCGTCGACGACCGCCTCTCCAGCGTCACCGACCCGAGCGTCCACGCGCTCGGCGACTGTGCCGAGCACGACGGCCGCACCACCGGCTTCGTCCCTCCCGCCTGGGAGCAGGCCGAGATCCTCGCAGGGGTCCTCTGCGACGACGCGGTGAAGTACGACGGTGCGCGCATCGTCGCCCGGCTCCGCGCCACCGACCTCGACGTCGCCGTGCTCGGGGACGCCGCGGCCGAGCTCGCCGCCGGCGGCGAGGTGGTCGAGGTCGCGAACCCCGTGTCAGGGTCGCACCGCCGCCTCGTCGTGCGCGACGGCCGGATCGTCGCCGCCACCCTGGTCGGCGACCTGTCCCGGGTCGGCCTGATCACCCAGCACTTCGACCGGCAGACCGTCCTCGGGCCGAACGAGCCCGGTGAGCTGCTCCTGCCCCAGCGTGCCGCGGGAAGCGGCACCCGTGGCGTCGTGCTGCCCGACGACGCCGAGGTGTGCGCCTGCGCCGGCGTCACCGCCGGCCGGATCCGGGCCTGCTCCTCGCTCGAGCAGGTCCGCGACACCACCCGCGCGACCACCGGCTGCGGTGGCTGCGCCAGCACCGTCCGGCAGCTGCTCAGCAGCCGCCCCGCCCTCGTCACGAAAGGCTCATGA
- a CDS encoding MFS transporter codes for MPVALLALAIGGFGIGLTEFVIMGLLPEVADDFAVSETTAGYLISGYALSVAVGAIALTLALTRVPRKTALLGLMVLFILGNLISALAPSYGVMMTGRVVAALCHGAFFGIGSVVAAQLVAPDRKASAIAFMFGGLTLANVLGVPLGTFLGQAAGWRSTFWAITVIGVLAFVGIAALVPAARGAEAAGMSGTTSARSELAAFRSPQVWLSIVVTVLGYGGMFGGFTYIAFTLTEVSGFAAGAVPWLLVLFGVGLFVGNVWGGRAADRDLVRTLLAVLAALTVVLAAFALTAGSKPLTVVALLLMGGVGFATVPGLQMRVMHFASTAPTLASGANIAAFNVGNALGAWLGGVTLAAGLGYTSPLWAGAAITALGLVVLVVAAKAPGGELRAGVPVPAAVAA; via the coding sequence ATGCCTGTCGCACTTCTCGCCCTCGCCATCGGCGGGTTCGGGATCGGCCTCACCGAGTTCGTGATCATGGGCCTGCTGCCCGAGGTCGCGGACGACTTCGCCGTCTCCGAGACCACCGCCGGCTACCTCATCTCCGGCTACGCCCTCAGCGTCGCCGTCGGCGCCATCGCGCTGACCCTCGCCCTCACCCGGGTGCCGCGCAAGACCGCGCTGCTGGGCCTGATGGTCCTGTTCATCCTCGGCAACCTGATCTCCGCGCTGGCGCCGTCGTACGGCGTGATGATGACCGGCCGGGTCGTCGCCGCCCTGTGCCACGGCGCCTTCTTCGGCATCGGCTCGGTCGTCGCCGCGCAGCTCGTCGCCCCCGACCGCAAGGCCAGCGCGATCGCCTTCATGTTCGGCGGGCTCACGCTCGCCAACGTGCTCGGCGTCCCGCTCGGCACCTTCCTCGGCCAGGCCGCCGGGTGGCGCTCCACCTTCTGGGCGATCACCGTCATCGGCGTGCTGGCCTTCGTCGGCATCGCCGCCCTGGTGCCGGCGGCCCGGGGAGCCGAGGCGGCCGGGATGTCCGGCACGACGAGCGCCCGCTCCGAGCTCGCCGCGTTCCGCAGTCCCCAGGTCTGGCTCTCGATCGTGGTCACCGTCCTCGGCTACGGCGGGATGTTCGGCGGCTTCACCTACATCGCGTTCACCCTCACCGAGGTGAGCGGCTTCGCCGCCGGCGCGGTGCCGTGGCTACTCGTCCTGTTCGGGGTCGGCCTGTTCGTCGGCAACGTGTGGGGCGGTCGCGCCGCCGACCGCGACCTGGTCCGCACCCTGCTCGCCGTCCTCGCCGCCCTGACCGTCGTGCTGGCGGCCTTCGCGCTCACCGCGGGCAGCAAGCCGCTGACCGTGGTCGCGCTGCTGCTCATGGGCGGTGTCGGCTTCGCCACGGTGCCCGGCCTGCAGATGCGGGTCATGCACTTCGCCAGCACCGCGCCCACCCTCGCCTCGGGCGCCAACATCGCCGCGTTCAACGTCGGCAACGCGCTCGGCGCCTGGCTCGGTGGCGTCACCCTCGCCGCCGGCCTCGGCTACACCTCGCCCCTGTGGGCCGGTGCTGCCATCACCGCTCTCGGCCTGGTCGTGCTCGTCGTCGCCGCGAAGGCGCCGGGCGGCGAGCTCCGCGCCGGCGTACCCGTCCCGGCTGCCGTCGCGGCCTGA
- a CDS encoding CbiX/SirB N-terminal domain-containing protein produces MTPGGRRAAACAGEPRIGTLRPHLVTVAHGTRTAAGNEVARELTAAASRRLGWDATTSYVELCAPLFADVVATVDTPAVVVPLLLSTGYHLRQDLPAAVAAAGRDDVRLGGSLGPDRLLAAAQVDRLRAVGAVPGQPVVMVAAGSTDPAASADLDDAAHLLAHAWGAPVRLATLSGRGRRLVEVVRAGDAVSPYLLATGHFHRRARHDALAAGATVVADVIGPHQRLVDLVVERARALAPQETRASA; encoded by the coding sequence GTGACCCCCGGAGGTCGTCGAGCGGCCGCGTGCGCCGGCGAGCCGCGTATCGGGACGCTTCGGCCGCACCTGGTCACCGTCGCCCACGGAACGCGCACCGCGGCGGGCAACGAGGTCGCCCGCGAGCTCACCGCCGCGGCGTCCCGTCGGCTCGGCTGGGACGCCACGACGTCGTACGTCGAGCTGTGCGCACCGCTGTTCGCCGACGTCGTCGCCACCGTCGACACTCCCGCCGTGGTCGTGCCGCTGCTGCTCTCGACCGGCTACCACCTGCGCCAGGACCTGCCCGCCGCGGTGGCCGCCGCAGGCCGGGACGACGTCCGGCTCGGGGGCTCGCTCGGCCCCGACCGCCTGCTCGCCGCCGCCCAGGTCGACCGCCTCCGCGCCGTCGGCGCCGTGCCGGGCCAGCCGGTCGTGATGGTCGCCGCCGGGTCCACCGACCCCGCCGCCTCAGCCGACCTCGACGACGCCGCCCACCTGCTCGCCCACGCCTGGGGCGCTCCGGTCCGGCTCGCGACCCTCTCGGGCCGCGGCCGCCGGCTCGTGGAGGTCGTGCGCGCGGGCGATGCGGTGTCGCCGTACCTCCTCGCCACCGGCCACTTCCACCGCAGGGCCCGCCACGACGCCCTCGCAGCGGGCGCCACCGTCGTCGCCGACGTCATCGGGCCGCACCAGCGGCTCGTCGACCTGGTCGTCGAGCGGGCACGCGCCCTGGCGCCGCAGGAGACCCGGGCGTCCGCCTGA